The Yoonia sp. SS1-5 genome contains a region encoding:
- a CDS encoding LacI family DNA-binding transcriptional regulator codes for MTTRSKKIRNMEDFAAVSGISRPTLSKFFHDPETVRVSTRSRIEAALEKYDYRPNIYAMNQNRKLTKNVGIVVPYLADPVFAELARNVEQRCIDAGYRPTLFSSHGSPALEAEILDNLVSMKPAGVLLAPLGRSSDRRALEKFCKQVPTVLFDSSVEEFGIAFVGSDNAQFTELITDYLCRTGEAPCFFEMQNPANPNAHRRRVGYLDAMQKFGYPPRVISVPGEGWDFEEIGRQGGRNALASGAFETNTVLCSNDRLAIGLLTACYEEGRIVGRGADCTIRVAGQDDHPFSRYTCPPLTTVAHDYDAVSKHAVEGLFAAIEDQPGPWKSTRMQGKLIMRDSA; via the coding sequence ATGACGACCAGAAGTAAGAAGATCAGGAATATGGAGGACTTTGCCGCCGTCAGCGGGATTTCCCGCCCGACGCTGTCCAAGTTTTTTCATGACCCCGAGACGGTGCGTGTGTCGACCCGGTCGCGGATCGAGGCGGCGCTGGAAAAGTATGACTATCGGCCAAACATCTATGCGATGAACCAGAACCGGAAGCTGACCAAGAATGTCGGTATCGTGGTTCCCTATCTGGCTGACCCTGTGTTTGCGGAACTGGCGCGGAATGTCGAACAACGCTGCATTGATGCCGGGTACAGACCCACGCTGTTCAGTTCGCATGGCTCACCGGCGCTTGAGGCGGAAATTCTTGATAACCTTGTGTCGATGAAGCCTGCCGGGGTCCTGTTGGCACCGCTTGGCCGGTCATCGGACCGCCGCGCGCTTGAAAAATTCTGCAAGCAAGTCCCGACAGTTCTGTTTGACAGTAGCGTTGAGGAATTCGGGATTGCCTTTGTCGGGTCGGACAATGCGCAATTTACCGAATTGATTACCGATTACCTGTGCCGGACCGGCGAGGCGCCGTGTTTCTTTGAAATGCAGAACCCGGCCAACCCCAACGCGCATCGCCGCCGCGTGGGGTATCTGGATGCAATGCAGAAATTCGGGTATCCGCCGCGGGTGATATCCGTCCCAGGCGAGGGCTGGGATTTCGAAGAGATCGGTCGGCAGGGCGGCCGCAATGCACTGGCGTCCGGCGCGTTCGAGACGAACACGGTTCTGTGCAGCAATGATCGCCTGGCAATTGGCCTGTTAACGGCTTGTTATGAGGAAGGGCGCATCGTCGGGCGGGGTGCAGATTGCACGATTCGCGTGGCTGGTCAGGACGATCATCCGTTTTCGCGCTATACCTGCCCGCCGCTGACAACCGTTGCACATGACTATGATGCGGTATCCAAACACGCGGTTGAGGGGCTTTTCGCGGCGATCGAGGATCAGCCAGGCCCTTGGAAAAGCACACGAATGCAGGGAAAGCTGATCATGCGAGACTCAGCATAA